One window of the Pelmatolapia mariae isolate MD_Pm_ZW linkage group LG15, Pm_UMD_F_2, whole genome shotgun sequence genome contains the following:
- the sec63 gene encoding translocation protein SEC63 homolog, giving the protein MAGQQFQYDDSGNTFFYFLTSFVGLIVIPATYYLWPRDQNAEQLRLKSLRRVHGRCLWYRLRLMKSQQSIVPTLKKAALLFGWLVFLLLAYKVSKLDREYQEYNPYEVLSLDPGASLSEIKKQYRVLSLKYHPDKGGDEATFMRIAKAYAALTNEQSRQNWEMYGNPDGPGATSFGIALPAWIVDQKNSMLVLLVYGLAFMVILPVVVGTWWYRSIRYSGDQILINTTQLFMHFMCKTPNMNMKRLIMVLTAALEFDPRNNKEATIRPTDNVEVPQLIRELGNINVKKKEPPFYYPYSLKARVLVLAHLARMDVSEELEEDQRFVVKKTPALLQEMINVGCQLIFMANSRGFSAPRLVTIENCMKLTQMIVQGLKESKSPLLQLPHFEEEHLRYCISKKYKVRTLQDLVSLKDSDRRNMLRFLGEEKYDEVMAVLGSFPHITMDIKLQVLDDEDSSNITAGSIVTVTVTLNRKRMADMFEQEQEPVPCQGDETATTEEAQGDTSKAKTKVWQNKNKGAKKTAKSKKKKLTKKKATPAPAKNKQANGTVAGNEVAATTTAATVATKEEDDDGSDKGSESDEGEANKDSPSERDEDSDKQSDTEVDEMAGDDEEEWEALQQSIQRRERALLETKSKVTHPVYSLYFPEEKQEWWWLYIADRREHTLVSMPCHVCTLKDTEEVELKFSAPSKTGNYQYSVILRSDSYLGLDQIKPLKLEVHEAKAILDNHPQWDIPDTEEEDEEQEDSDGIEESEDDDEDND; this is encoded by the exons ATGGCCGGGCAACAGTTCCAGTACGATGACAGCGGCAATACCTTTTTCTATTTCCTAACGTCCTTCGTCGGACTTATTGTGATCCCGGCCACATATTACCTCTGGCCCCGGGATCAAAATGCTG AACAACTGCGCCTAAAGAGCCTACGGAGGGTGCACGGCAGGTGTCTGTGGTATCGGCTCAGGCTGATGAAGTCGCAGCAGAGCATCGTGCCAACACTAAA GAAAGCAGCCTTGTTATTTGGGTGGCTCGTGTTTCTGCTGCTGGCCTACAAGGTGTCCAAGCTGGACAGAGAGTACCAGGAGTATAATCCATATGAAGTTCTCAGCTTGGACCcg GGTGCATCGCTGTCAGAAATCAAGAAGCAGTACCGTGTACTGTCACTCAAGTATCACCCTGACAAAGGTGGCGATGAGGCCACATTCATGAGAATTGCTAAGGCCTATGCTGC TCTAACCAATGAACAGTCAAGGCAGAACTGGGAAATGTATGGAAACCCTGACGGCCCAGGAG CAACCAGCTTTGGCATTGCCCTGCCTGCCTGGATTGTTGACCAGAAGAACTCAATGCTG gTGCTGTTGGTGTACGGACTTGCCTTTATGGTTAtccttcctgttgttgtg GGGACATGGTGGTACCGCTCAATCCGATACAGTGGAGACCAGATCCTCATCAACACTACCCAGCTCTTTATGCATTTCATGTGCAAGACACCAAATATGAACATGAAAC GGTTAATCATGGTGTTGACGGCAGCACTCGAATTTGATCCTCGGAACAATAAAGAAGCAACCATAAGACCCACAGACAACGTTGAAGTGCCGCAG TTGATCCGTGAATTAGGAAATATCAACGTGAAGAAGAAGGAGCCTCCGTTCTACTATCCCTACAGTCTGAAGGCCAGGGTGTTGGTGTTAGCTCACTTGGCCCGCATGGACGTGTCTGAGGAATTAGAGGAAG ATCAGAGGTTTGTGGTGAAAAAGACTCCAGCGCTTCTCCAGGAGATGATCAATGTGGGCTGTCAGCTTATTTTTATGGCCAACAGCAGAG GTTTCAGTGCTCCTCGCTTGGTGACTATAGAGAACTGTATGAAATTGACCCAGATGATAGTGCAGGGCCTGAAGGAGTCAAAGTCACCGCTGCTGCAGCTGCCTCACTTTGAAGAGGAGCACCTCCGATACTGCATTTCTAAAAAG TATAAGGTGCGAACCCTCCAGGACTTGGTGAGTCTGAAGGACTCCGACAGACGAAACATGCTGCGTTTCCTTGGAGAGGAGAAGTACGACGAGGTCATGGCTGTGCTGGGCAGCTTCCCTCACATCACCATGGATATCAAACTGCAGG tcCTTGATGATGAAGACAGTAGTAACATCACGGCAGGCTCAATCGTCACAGTAACCGTCACCTTAAACAGGAAACGGATGGCG GACATGTTTGAACAAGAGCAAGAGCCAGTGCCGTGTCAAGGAGATGAGACTGCCACTACAGAGGAAGCA CAAGGAGACACAAGTAAAGCCAAAACCAAAGTGTGGCAGAACAAGAATAAAGGGGCTAAAAAGACAGCCAAGTCCAAGAAGAAAAAGTTAACCAAGAAGAAAGCCACTCCTGCTCCTGCCAAAAACAAGCAGGCCAATGGCACCGTGGCAGGAAAT GAAGtcgcagcaacaacaacagcagcaactgTGGCGACAAAGGAGGAAGATGATGATGGGTCAGACAAAGGCAGCGAGTCAGACGAGGGCGAAGCCAACAAGGATTCTCCGAGCGAAAGAGACGAAGACAGCGACAAACAGAGCGACACAGAAGTCGACGAGATGGCTGGTGACGACGAGGAG GAGTGGGAGGCGTTGCAACAAAGCATCCAGCGGCGAGAGCGGGCCCTGCTAGAAACCAAGTCAAAGGTGACACACCCGGTCTACAGTCTTTACTTCCCAGAGGAGAAGCAGGAGTGGTGGTGGCTCTACATTGCTGACCGCCGAGAGCATACCCTCGTCTCCATGCCCTGTCACGTGTGCACGCTAAAAGACACAGAAGAG GTGGAGCTCAAGTTTTCAGCCCCCTCCAAAACGGGCAACTACCAATATTCTGTTATCCTTCGTTCTGATTCCTACCTGGGACTGGACCAGATCAAACCACtcaag ttGGAGGTCCACGAGGCCAAGGCCATTCTGGACAACCACCCGCAGTGGGACATCCCcgacacagaggaggaggacgaggagcaagaGGACAGCGACGGCATCGAGGAGAGTGAAGATGACGATGAGGACAACGACTGA